The following proteins are co-located in the Procambarus clarkii isolate CNS0578487 chromosome 16, FALCON_Pclarkii_2.0, whole genome shotgun sequence genome:
- the LOC138365206 gene encoding peptide transporter family 1-like isoform X2: protein MAYGRRRSGGAVMMAYPRGAIVILVSYLLERLVYYGLFGGAVFYMQRMLGFTSSSATTVKAIMEGLVYLAPIAGAILADVYLGKARTVFLMCCGYTVGAVIFTLSSVTPIMASFSAAKFTGVLGMLALGICTGLMKAVYSSLGADQFKVPEQREQQKRFFYAFYWMINAGAFVGLFITAQIRDSVQCFGDDCYFLSYIIMAGLMVVSTVIFAAGQSQYKEGPPDTMMLKTVRCVAYAVRKTWDKNRKPVQHWLDRAQDKYDVQLLLDVKVTLRVLLLFCTFPLFWVLFYQTFTSMIFLAKRLDGMVGSYRIPPDMSSTANSLLVLALIPLFDFVVYPLLARVGVLTKTTSRMIAGMCFTIIAFLVYALVNMSVEQTFIPPEQARIHVYNALPCQMVVEVPFVKTGQLSVESGGQVVLPSLTVTHGDEVEAKVTASCLSPDMRQVRVRVLDAHETTLLVTSTGVLALPPTLEYIKDEDADTKVRVLAPAHNELNVTLTYDTILHNFQLLEGKTEFQRISPQEYKVMVEEVEVGEAAVYQDGVYDIVITTTDVFLFPMTAPANVHMLWLLPQYVLITIGEVLFSVSGMDFAYSQAPMAMKSSLQAANLFTITVGLWLFAGLTSLSSATGAFKHRPSHEAFFYACLMSVNTIIFIVLIRRNKKSRLRTPVWRHTQVNPVCEPINN, encoded by the exons ATGGCGTACGGAAGAAGGAGGTCTGGCGGGGCAGTCATGATGGCCTACCCTCGAGGGGCCATAGTCATCCTGGTGTCCTACCTGCTCGAGCGCCTCGTCTACTACGGGCTCTTCGGTGGTGCTGTGTTCTACATGCAACGGATGTTGGGCTTCACCTCCTCCTCGGCCACGACGGTCAAGGCCATCATGGAAGGCCTCGTCTACCTCGCCCCCATTGCCGGCGCCATCCTGGCCGATGTCTATCTGGGCAAG GCTCGCACAGTGTTCCTGATGTGCTGCGGGTACACAGTGGGCGCCGTCATCTTTACCCTTTCTTCGGTCACTCCCATCATGGCCTCCTTCAGCGCTGCCAAGTTCACAGGAGTCTTGGGCATGCTGGCGCTGGGCATCTGCACAGGGCTCATGAAAGCTGTGTACTCCTCCCTCGGGGCCGACCAGTTCAAAGTCCCAGAACAACGGGAGCAACAGAAGAG GTTCTTTTACGCCTTCTACTGGATGATCAACGCTGGCGCCTTCGTCGGGCTATTCATAACAGCTCAAATACGAGACTCTGTCCAGTGCTTCGGTGATGACTGCTACTTCCTCTCCTACATTATAATGGCCGGCCTCATGGTTGTCTCCACCGTCATCTTCGCTGCTGGTCA GTCGCAGTACAAGGAGGGGCCCCCAGACACAATGATGCTAAAAACAGTTCGCTGCGTTGCATACGCGGTTCGCAAGACCTGGGATAAGAACCGAAAGCCTGTGCAGCACTGGCTTGACCGTGCTCAGGACAAATATGATGTTCAGTTGCTGCTGGACGTGAAGGTGACCTTGCGTGTCCTTCTGCTGTTCTGCACCTTCCCGCTCTTTTGGGTTCTCTTCTACCAGACCTTCACTAGTATGATATTCCTGGCTAAACGTCTCGACGGTATGGTGGGCAGCTATAGGATCCCGCCAGATATGTCTTCCACTGCCAACTCACTGCTCGTTTTAGCTCTCATTCCGCTCTTTGATTTTGTGGTCTACCCCTTGTTGGCCCGCGTTGGCGTCCTCACCAAGACCACATCCCGGATGATCGCGGGGATGTGCTTCACCATCATCGCCTTCCTGGTCTACGCACTGGTGAACATGAGCGTGGAACAGACTTTCATTCCTCCAGAGCAGGCGAGAATCCACGTTTACAACGCACTGCCTTgccagatggtggtggaggtgccctTCGTCAAGACCGGTCAGCTGAGTGTGGAGAGCGGAGGCCAGGTGGTTCTGCCTAGCTTGACTGTCACACatggtgatgaggtggaggccaaGGTGACAGCCTCCTGCCTCTCCCCAGACATGAGGCAGGTGAGAGTGAGGGTGCTGGATGCCCATGAGACAACACTCCTTGTCACCTCCACTGGCGTGCTGgctctccctcccacactcgAGTACATCAAGGACGAAGATGCCGACACCAAA GTGCGAGTGTTGGCGCCTGCGCACAACGAGCTCAACGTGACGCTCACGTACGACACCATCCTCCACAACTTCCAGCTCTTGGAGGGAAAGACGGAGTTCCAGCGCATCAGTCCCCAGGAGTACAAGGTGATGGTGGAAGAGGTGGAAGTTGGAGAGGCTGCTGTGTACCAGGACGGTGTGTACGacatcgtcatcaccaccaccgacGTCTTCCTCTTTCCCATGACGGCCCCTGCAAACGTCCACATGTTGTGGCTCCTTCCCCAGTACGTCCTCATCACCATCGGCGAGGTCCTCTTCTCAGTCTCTGGCATGGACTTTGCTTACTCGCAGGCCCCGATGGCCATGAAGTCTTCACTGCAGGCAGCCAATCTCTTCACAATTACTGTCGGCTTGTGGCTCTTTGCAGGACTAACGAGCCTGAGCTCTGCCACGGGGGCCTTCAAGCACCGACCCTCTCACGAAGCCTTCTTCTATGCTTGTCTCATGTCCGTCAACACAATAATCTTCATCGTGCTGATTAGGAGAAACAAGAAATCTCGCCTGAGGACCCCGGTATGGAGACATACACAAGTGAATCCTGTCTGTGAGCCCATCAACAATTAG
- the LOC138365206 gene encoding peptide transporter family 1-like isoform X1, with the protein MAYGRRRSGGAVMMAYPRGAIVILVSYLLERLVYYGLFGGAVFYMQRMLGFTSSSATTVKAIMEGLVYLAPIAGAILADVYLGKARTVFLMCCGYTVGAVIFTLSSVTPIMASFSAAKFTGVLGMLALGICTGLMKAVYSSLGADQFKVPEQREQQKRFFYAFYWMINAGAFVGLFITAQIRDSVQCFGDDCYFLSYIIMAGLMVVSTVIFAAGRSQYKEGPPDTMMLKTVRCVAYAVRKTWDKNRKPVQHWLDRAQDKYDVQLLLDVKVTLRVLLLFCTFPLFWVLFYQTFTSMIFLAKRLDGMVGSYRIPPDMSSTANSLLVLALIPLFDFVVYPLLARVGVLTKTTSRMIAGMCFTIIAFLVYALVNMSVEQTFIPPEQARIHVYNALPCQMVVEVPFVKTGQLSVESGGQVVLPSLTVTHGDEVEAKVTASCLSPDMRQVRVRVLDAHETTLLVTSTGVLALPPTLEYIKDEDADTKVRVLAPAHNELNVTLTYDTILHNFQLLEGKTEFQRISPQEYKVMVEEVEVGEAAVYQDGVYDIVITTTDVFLFPMTAPANVHMLWLLPQYVLITIGEVLFSVSGMDFAYSQAPMAMKSSLQAANLFTITVGLWLFAGLTSLSSATGAFKHRPSHEAFFYACLMSVNTIIFIVLIRRNKKSRLRTPVWRHTQVNPVCEPINN; encoded by the exons ATGGCGTACGGAAGAAGGAGGTCTGGCGGGGCAGTCATGATGGCCTACCCTCGAGGGGCCATAGTCATCCTGGTGTCCTACCTGCTCGAGCGCCTCGTCTACTACGGGCTCTTCGGTGGTGCTGTGTTCTACATGCAACGGATGTTGGGCTTCACCTCCTCCTCGGCCACGACGGTCAAGGCCATCATGGAAGGCCTCGTCTACCTCGCCCCCATTGCCGGCGCCATCCTGGCCGATGTCTATCTGGGCAAG GCTCGCACAGTGTTCCTGATGTGCTGCGGGTACACAGTGGGCGCCGTCATCTTTACCCTTTCTTCGGTCACTCCCATCATGGCCTCCTTCAGCGCTGCCAAGTTCACAGGAGTCTTGGGCATGCTGGCGCTGGGCATCTGCACAGGGCTCATGAAAGCTGTGTACTCCTCCCTCGGGGCCGACCAGTTCAAAGTCCCAGAACAACGGGAGCAACAGAAGAG GTTCTTTTACGCCTTCTACTGGATGATCAACGCTGGCGCCTTCGTCGGGCTATTCATAACAGCTCAAATACGAGACTCTGTCCAGTGCTTCGGTGATGACTGCTACTTCCTCTCCTACATTATAATGGCCGGCCTCATGGTTGTCTCCACCGTCATCTTCGCTGCTG GTAGGTCGCAGTACAAGGAGGGGCCCCCAGACACAATGATGCTAAAAACAGTTCGCTGCGTTGCATACGCGGTTCGCAAGACCTGGGATAAGAACCGAAAGCCTGTGCAGCACTGGCTTGACCGTGCTCAGGACAAATATGATGTTCAGTTGCTGCTGGACGTGAAGGTGACCTTGCGTGTCCTTCTGCTGTTCTGCACCTTCCCGCTCTTTTGGGTTCTCTTCTACCAGACCTTCACTAGTATGATATTCCTGGCTAAACGTCTCGACGGTATGGTGGGCAGCTATAGGATCCCGCCAGATATGTCTTCCACTGCCAACTCACTGCTCGTTTTAGCTCTCATTCCGCTCTTTGATTTTGTGGTCTACCCCTTGTTGGCCCGCGTTGGCGTCCTCACCAAGACCACATCCCGGATGATCGCGGGGATGTGCTTCACCATCATCGCCTTCCTGGTCTACGCACTGGTGAACATGAGCGTGGAACAGACTTTCATTCCTCCAGAGCAGGCGAGAATCCACGTTTACAACGCACTGCCTTgccagatggtggtggaggtgccctTCGTCAAGACCGGTCAGCTGAGTGTGGAGAGCGGAGGCCAGGTGGTTCTGCCTAGCTTGACTGTCACACatggtgatgaggtggaggccaaGGTGACAGCCTCCTGCCTCTCCCCAGACATGAGGCAGGTGAGAGTGAGGGTGCTGGATGCCCATGAGACAACACTCCTTGTCACCTCCACTGGCGTGCTGgctctccctcccacactcgAGTACATCAAGGACGAAGATGCCGACACCAAA GTGCGAGTGTTGGCGCCTGCGCACAACGAGCTCAACGTGACGCTCACGTACGACACCATCCTCCACAACTTCCAGCTCTTGGAGGGAAAGACGGAGTTCCAGCGCATCAGTCCCCAGGAGTACAAGGTGATGGTGGAAGAGGTGGAAGTTGGAGAGGCTGCTGTGTACCAGGACGGTGTGTACGacatcgtcatcaccaccaccgacGTCTTCCTCTTTCCCATGACGGCCCCTGCAAACGTCCACATGTTGTGGCTCCTTCCCCAGTACGTCCTCATCACCATCGGCGAGGTCCTCTTCTCAGTCTCTGGCATGGACTTTGCTTACTCGCAGGCCCCGATGGCCATGAAGTCTTCACTGCAGGCAGCCAATCTCTTCACAATTACTGTCGGCTTGTGGCTCTTTGCAGGACTAACGAGCCTGAGCTCTGCCACGGGGGCCTTCAAGCACCGACCCTCTCACGAAGCCTTCTTCTATGCTTGTCTCATGTCCGTCAACACAATAATCTTCATCGTGCTGATTAGGAGAAACAAGAAATCTCGCCTGAGGACCCCGGTATGGAGACATACACAAGTGAATCCTGTCTGTGAGCCCATCAACAATTAG